In the Streptomyces coeruleoprunus genome, GCCGAGCAGCGCCCTCCCGTCCGGCAGGTGGTACTCCAGATGCGCGACCTCGACATGTCCCATGGGAGGCATTCTGACCGCCGTCCGCGCCCTCTCCCAACCGGATTAGGATGCGCGGCATGAGCTTTGGGGGACCGCAGTGGCCGCAGCAGCCACACCAGCCGAACGGCGGCTTCGGCCAGGATCCGTACGGCCAGCAGTACGGACAGCAGGGCCCGCAGCACGGCGCCCAGCCGGGACAGCAGCAGAGCCCGCCCTACGGCACCCCGTACGGGCAGCAGCCCCCGGCAGCCTCCTCCGACACCCCCGACTGGGGCGCCCTCGCCGACGCGTCCGCCCAGCGCCAGCGCCGTAAGCGCTGGCTGCTGGCCGGCGGCGGCGTGCTGGCCACCGCCGCCATCGCGACGATCGTCGCGGTCGCCGTGGTCTCCACCAACAGCACCGGCGACCAGGGCGGCGGACAGACCGGCTCCCTCGGCCCCACCGCTCCCGGCGGCGCCGAGATCCCGGCCGACCCGACGGGCCCCCAGCCGTCGTTCTCGTCCGTCGCGCCCCCGCCCCCGCCGAACCCGATGGACTTCATCTCCACCGCCGAGAAGGACAAGGCACCGCTCGACGCGGACAGCCTGTTCCCCGGCAAGAAGCTCACCATGGGCGACCGCGTCTACCAGAAGGGCGCCACCGGCTCCACCACCAACTGCGCCGCGGTCACGCAGGCCGGGCTCGGCACGGTCCTCCAGAAGCACGGCTGCACGCACGTCCTCCGCGCCACCTACGAGCGCGACGGCGTCGCCATCACCATCGGCGTGGCCGTCTTCGGCGACCAGGCCGCGGCCCTGAAGGCGAAGAACGAGTCGAAGGGCGGCATCGCCCCGCTGGCCGGCGACGGCATCGGCGACTTCTGCCGCGCCACGGTCTGCCTGCGCCGCTCGAACTCGCTCGGCCGCTACGCGTACTTCACCCAGGCCGGGTTCACCAACGGCAAGAAGGTCACCCAGGGCGACACCGCGGTCTTCAAGACCAGTGACGACCTCGGTACCTTCGCCTTCAACCAGATCTACGCCCGCGGCCGCGCGCAGGCGTCAGCAGCAGCCACCGCCCCCGCCGGCGGCCAGTGACCGCTTGTTGCGGGCCTCCCGGTTCCGGGCGGCCAGCAGCTCGTCGGCCGGGTAGCCGACCTCCTCCAGCGTGAGCCCGTGCGGCCGCACGACATGGACGGCGGAGTCCCGCACGCCCGCGGCCAGCACCTTCGCCGGCCAGTCCGGCGTCCGGTGCCCGTCGCCGACGAACAGCAGGGCGCCCACCAGGGACCGCACCATGTTGTGGCAGAAGGCATCGGCCCGCACGGTCGCCTCCAGCACACCGCTGGGCAGCCGCTCCCACCGCAGCTCCTGGAGCGTACGGATCGTGGTCGCCCCGTCACGCTTCTTGCAGTACGCGGCGAAGTCGTGCTCGCCGAGCAGCCGCTCGGCCGCCTCGTTCATGGCGTCCACGTCGAGCGCCCAGTCGTGCCACAGGACGTGCCCGCGCAGCAGCGGGTCGACGCCGCCGGGGTTGTCGGTGACGCGATAGGCGTACCGCCGCCAGATCGCCGAGAACCGCGCGTTGAAGCCGCGCGGCGCCTCCTCGACCCGCCACACCCGCACATCGTGCGCGAGCCGGCCGGCGAGCCGCCGCAGCAGCTTGTCCCGGTGTTCGGCCCACACCGCCTCGGGCAGGTCGACGTGCGCGACCTGGCCGCGCGCGTGCACGCCGGCGTCCGTGCGCCCCGCGACGGTCAGCTCGTACGTCTGCGAGGACCGCGTCACGGTGCGCAGGGCGTCCTCGATCTCGCCCTGCACGGTCCGCCGGCCGCCGGCCTGCTTGGCCCAGCCGTGGAAGTCCTTGCCGTCGTAGGACAGGTCCAGCCGCACCCGTACGAACCCGGGCTCCACCTCATCGCTCACGCGATCGATCCTCTCAAACCGGAAACAACACGGAACGGGCCCGCCCCACAGGGGGGCGGACCCGTCCGTCAGCCGTAGCCGTCAGAACGCTCAGGCGTCCGGTACATCTCCGCTCGCGCGGAGAGGACCGCCTCAGGCGTCCTTGGACTCCTCGGCCGGAGCCTCGGCAGCCTCGTCGGCCTTGGTCTCCTCGACCTTGGCCTCCTCGGCCTCCTTCACCGCGCGCTTGGTCGCGGCCTCGGCCTCGGCGACGGTCGCCTTCTTGGCGATCTCGCCCTCGACCAGCTCGATGACCGCCATCGGGGCGTTGTCGCCACGACGGTTACCGATCTTGGTGATGCGGGTGTAGCCACCCGGGCGCTCGGCGTAGCGCGGGGCGATCTCGGTGAAGAGCGTGTGGACGATGCCCTTGTCCGTGATCGTCTGCAGCACCAGGCGACGGTTGTGGATGTCGCCCTTCTTCGCCTTGGTGATCAGGCGCTCGGCAACCGGACGCAGGCGACGGGCCTTGGCCTCGGTCGTGGTGATGCGGCCGTGCTCGAAGAGCGACTTCGCGAGGTTCGCGAGGAGCAGCTTCTCGTGCGCGGCGCTGCCGCCCAGACGGGCACCCTTGGCGGGCTTCGGCATGGTGTTTCTCCTTGTGATCTGCACCGGCCGTATCAGGTACCGGTGTCAGGACCCCGCAGGCGGACGCCTGCGGGCAGCAATCAATCAGTACTGCTCGGTCTCGACGAAGCCCGCGTCCGCGTCGTCGTCGGCGCCGAAGGCGTCGGCGGCGGCGGTCGGGTCGAATCCGGGCGGGCTGTCCTTGAGGGCCAGGCCCATGCCGGCCAGCTTCGCCTTGACCTCGTCGATCGACTTCGCACCGAAGTTGCGGATGTCGAGCAGGTCGGCCTCGGAACGCGCGACGAGC is a window encoding:
- the rplQ gene encoding 50S ribosomal protein L17; this encodes MPKPAKGARLGGSAAHEKLLLANLAKSLFEHGRITTTEAKARRLRPVAERLITKAKKGDIHNRRLVLQTITDKGIVHTLFTEIAPRYAERPGGYTRITKIGNRRGDNAPMAVIELVEGEIAKKATVAEAEAATKRAVKEAEEAKVEETKADEAAEAPAEESKDA
- the truA gene encoding tRNA pseudouridine(38-40) synthase TruA, with the protein product MSDEVEPGFVRVRLDLSYDGKDFHGWAKQAGGRRTVQGEIEDALRTVTRSSQTYELTVAGRTDAGVHARGQVAHVDLPEAVWAEHRDKLLRRLAGRLAHDVRVWRVEEAPRGFNARFSAIWRRYAYRVTDNPGGVDPLLRGHVLWHDWALDVDAMNEAAERLLGEHDFAAYCKKRDGATTIRTLQELRWERLPSGVLEATVRADAFCHNMVRSLVGALLFVGDGHRTPDWPAKVLAAGVRDSAVHVVRPHGLTLEEVGYPADELLAARNREARNKRSLAAGGGGGCC